A genomic segment from Bacteroidia bacterium encodes:
- a CDS encoding OmpA family protein: protein MIRPIFLLLALSIAASPLKAQDFTSYFNSNYSGIFGVHLNPASIADSRHRFDMTLVGASIGFQNNYIGLKRDALDNGDHGKFYFGEGSYPAFSEDEFQDKYLFERQDNLRKSVFFYSNIYLPSFQISFKDRSAFGFSWRERNYLNIDGVEPNLAHQIYLALEDSVQWNEAYHNEKFSAQFMSWAEYNFTYARVLKDEDASFIKAGASLKLLQGLGALYMFVNDLHYEVNHEDTITLINSHIQYGHSTNLEFDANKLKYKYISNINFGLDLGVIYEYRPERSKFRYEMDGEKDLDMRYANKYKFKAGFSIMDIGGMRFNKGSKSRNFTANVTDWYIDTLDFHGQIIEGVDTTTMNFSLFTFDDTLFNRFPQEPEDKSFFMNTPTVINTMIDYNIWKDFYACLNIYWALQMKKNPHKVHEISTFSLTPRWDWKWLGVYLPLSYNAYRNFNTGIDLRLGPLFIGTNSLAGLFGKRDVYGADFHFLLRVPILYRKPKDKDLDKVSDKKDKCKDVPGVWEFAGCPDRDGDHIEDVVDVCPDDPGLKEFNGCPDRDGDKIIDKEDACPDDKGLAEYRGCPDRDGDRIIDKEDDCPDEPGVVMFRGCPDTDGDSIMDKHDKCPTKAGPLENQGCPIDRLFLVDQNGRELGVSTKNGEGNFLFPQLPPDEIAMFKLETYNEPPEILEVRAGTGTIVRVAKKGKDGYFRFEVLKPDPTKLNKLNEKDKVVVLTKEEEEVLKKAFDNLEFESGKDIIKPESYASLNELAGLMKKKGTWKLKVSGHTDNVGAPAKNLELSKKRANAVKKYLAAQGIQEERFIVKWYGQTQPVASNKTPEGRQKNRRVEMLIIE, encoded by the coding sequence ATGATTCGACCGATCTTTCTTCTTCTGGCGCTGAGCATTGCGGCATCTCCGCTTAAGGCACAGGATTTTACGAGCTATTTCAACAGCAACTACTCCGGTATTTTCGGAGTTCATCTCAATCCGGCGTCCATTGCCGACTCACGGCACAGGTTCGATATGACACTGGTTGGCGCGAGCATCGGCTTTCAGAATAACTATATTGGCCTGAAGCGGGATGCACTGGACAACGGGGATCATGGTAAATTTTATTTTGGGGAAGGCAGTTACCCTGCTTTCAGTGAAGATGAATTTCAGGATAAATACCTGTTCGAACGGCAGGATAATCTTCGCAAATCTGTTTTCTTCTACAGCAATATCTATCTTCCCTCCTTCCAGATATCTTTCAAGGATCGCAGCGCTTTTGGTTTCAGCTGGAGAGAGCGTAATTACCTGAACATTGACGGTGTAGAACCCAACCTCGCCCACCAGATTTATCTTGCGCTTGAAGATTCCGTGCAATGGAACGAGGCTTATCACAACGAAAAATTCAGTGCCCAGTTTATGAGCTGGGCAGAATATAATTTCACTTATGCCAGAGTGCTCAAGGATGAAGATGCCAGTTTCATCAAGGCCGGAGCATCCCTCAAACTTTTACAGGGCTTGGGGGCGCTTTATATGTTTGTGAATGACCTCCATTACGAAGTAAATCACGAAGACACGATCACGCTGATCAACTCCCACATCCAGTACGGCCACTCCACTAATCTTGAATTCGACGCCAATAAACTCAAGTACAAATACATTTCCAATATCAACTTTGGCCTGGATCTCGGAGTGATTTACGAATACCGCCCCGAGCGTTCTAAATTCCGCTACGAAATGGACGGCGAAAAAGATCTGGATATGCGCTACGCCAATAAATACAAATTCAAGGCGGGTTTCTCGATCATGGACATCGGAGGAATGCGGTTCAACAAAGGTTCCAAGAGCAGGAATTTTACAGCCAACGTGACCGACTGGTATATTGACACGCTTGATTTTCACGGGCAGATTATTGAGGGCGTGGATACTACTACCATGAATTTTTCCCTGTTCACGTTCGACGACACTTTGTTCAACCGGTTCCCTCAGGAACCGGAGGATAAATCCTTTTTTATGAATACACCCACTGTAATCAATACAATGATTGATTACAACATCTGGAAGGATTTCTATGCATGTTTGAATATCTACTGGGCGCTTCAGATGAAAAAGAATCCCCATAAAGTACATGAGATTTCTACATTTTCTCTTACACCGCGCTGGGACTGGAAGTGGCTTGGAGTTTACCTGCCGCTCTCTTACAATGCGTACAGGAATTTTAATACCGGAATTGATCTCAGGCTCGGTCCGCTGTTCATCGGCACCAACAGCCTTGCCGGGCTGTTCGGAAAGCGTGACGTTTACGGAGCTGACTTCCACTTCCTGCTGCGCGTACCCATCCTGTACAGGAAACCCAAGGACAAGGATCTTGACAAAGTTTCCGACAAGAAGGATAAATGTAAAGACGTTCCGGGGGTTTGGGAATTTGCCGGATGCCCCGACCGCGACGGCGACCATATTGAAGATGTGGTGGATGTATGTCCGGACGATCCGGGTCTTAAGGAATTCAACGGCTGTCCGGACCGCGATGGGGATAAGATAATTGACAAGGAAGATGCCTGTCCGGATGACAAAGGACTCGCGGAATACAGAGGTTGTCCGGACCGTGATGGAGACCGTATCATTGACAAGGAGGATGATTGTCCGGATGAACCCGGCGTAGTAATGTTCCGCGGATGTCCGGATACGGATGGTGATTCTATAATGGACAAGCATGATAAATGTCCCACCAAAGCCGGACCACTGGAAAACCAGGGATGTCCGATTGACCGCCTCTTCCTGGTGGATCAGAATGGACGCGAGCTGGGTGTTTCAACCAAGAATGGAGAAGGAAATTTCCTGTTCCCTCAATTGCCCCCGGACGAAATTGCGATGTTCAAACTGGAAACGTATAATGAGCCACCGGAAATTTTGGAAGTCCGCGCGGGCACAGGAACCATAGTACGTGTTGCGAAGAAAGGAAAAGACGGCTACTTCCGATTTGAGGTGTTGAAACCTGACCCCACCAAACTCAACAAGCTCAATGAAAAAGACAAGGTAGTGGTGTTGACCAAGGAAGAAGAGGAGGTACTTAAAAAAGCGTTCGACAACCTTGAATTTGAATCCGGAAAAGATATCATCAAGCCGGAATCGTACGCCTCTCTTAACGAGCTGGCAGGTCTGATGAAAAAGAAAGGTACCTGGAAGCTGAAGGTAAGCGGACACACGGACAACGTGGGAGCACCGGCGAAGAACCTGGAACTTTCCAAGAAACGGGCCAATGCCGTGAAAAAGTATCTTGCAGCACAGGGTATTCAGGAGGAAAGGTTCATTGTGAAGTGGTACGGACAAACCCAACCTGTGGCCAGCAATAAGACTCCTGAAGGACGGCAGAAGAACCGTCGTGTAGAAATGTTAATCATCGAGTGA
- a CDS encoding aminotransferase class I/II-fold pyridoxal phosphate-dependent enzyme, whose product MIDLRSDTVTRPVKGMLEAMMSAKVGDDVFGEDPTVNALEEKVARMFSHEAALFCPSGTMTNQIAMKVHTQPGDEVICDISSHIYNYESGGLALNSGAQAKLIHGDRGRITAAQVEESINPVFDWLARTSLVSVENTCNKGGGSIYPFRTMHEIAETCRKNHLKLHLDGARIFNAIVETGDSTEMIGEKFDSISVCLSKGLGAPAGSLLVGSKAFINKARRVRKVFGGGMRQAGYIAAAGAWALENHVARLKEDHRRANEIGTIMKEHPLVESVLPVETNIVIFTLHKSCTANDMIRKMNGAGILAVAFGKNAVRLVTHLDFTDDMLESFLKEMKKIG is encoded by the coding sequence ATGATAGATTTAAGAAGTGATACAGTGACCCGACCTGTGAAGGGGATGCTGGAAGCGATGATGTCGGCGAAAGTAGGGGATGATGTTTTCGGGGAAGATCCCACTGTGAATGCCTTGGAGGAAAAAGTGGCGCGTATGTTTTCGCATGAAGCAGCCTTGTTCTGTCCCAGTGGCACAATGACCAACCAGATTGCCATGAAGGTACACACACAGCCTGGAGACGAGGTAATCTGCGATATCTCTTCTCACATCTACAATTATGAGAGCGGGGGATTGGCTCTGAATTCAGGTGCTCAGGCAAAACTGATACACGGCGACCGGGGCAGAATCACGGCAGCCCAGGTGGAGGAAAGTATCAATCCTGTGTTCGACTGGCTCGCCCGTACCAGTCTGGTATCAGTAGAAAATACATGCAATAAAGGCGGAGGAAGTATTTACCCATTCAGAACAATGCACGAAATAGCTGAAACCTGCAGAAAGAATCATTTAAAGCTGCATCTGGATGGCGCGAGAATATTCAACGCAATTGTTGAAACAGGTGATTCCACCGAGATGATCGGGGAAAAGTTTGACTCTATATCGGTCTGCCTGTCCAAGGGACTCGGAGCCCCCGCAGGCTCCCTGCTGGTGGGTTCCAAAGCATTTATCAATAAGGCCCGGAGAGTACGAAAAGTGTTCGGCGGAGGGATGCGGCAAGCCGGGTATATTGCGGCCGCGGGTGCCTGGGCGCTGGAAAATCATGTGGCCCGCTTGAAGGAGGATCATCGCAGAGCGAATGAGATCGGAACGATTATGAAAGAACATCCGCTGGTTGAGAGCGTCCTTCCGGTTGAAACGAATATTGTCATTTTTACTTTACATAAGAGCTGTACCGCAAATGATATGATCCGGAAAATGAATGGAGCAGGAATTCTTGCTGTGGCGTTCGGGAAGAATGCCGTCCGGTTAGTAACCCATCTCGATTTTACAGATGATATGCTGGAGTCTTTCTTGAAAGAAATGAAGAAGATTGGCTAA
- a CDS encoding phosphatase PAP2 family protein — translation MIEALENLDRSIFLALNGAHNSFWDVVMFWASNKWVWMPFYVVLFIIVYIQFRRRTGLILLLAAGLVVCTDQSANLFKNKLVQRYRPCHNYELKEVIHLNGECGGKFGFVSSHASNTFGMAAFLLLLLRFKSAFAWVLILLWAALVSYSRIYNGVHYPADILGGALIGILMGVLCYRLTKKLELKIFKT, via the coding sequence ATGATAGAAGCGCTGGAAAATTTAGACCGCTCAATCTTTCTTGCACTCAATGGAGCGCACAATTCGTTCTGGGATGTGGTCATGTTCTGGGCCAGCAATAAATGGGTGTGGATGCCTTTTTATGTTGTTCTCTTTATTATCGTCTATATACAATTCAGAAGAAGAACGGGACTCATTCTGTTGCTTGCCGCAGGACTCGTAGTGTGTACTGATCAAAGCGCCAATCTCTTTAAAAATAAGCTCGTTCAGCGGTACCGTCCTTGTCATAATTACGAATTGAAGGAAGTGATTCATCTTAATGGAGAATGCGGCGGAAAGTTCGGATTCGTTTCATCACACGCATCCAATACCTTCGGAATGGCCGCCTTTCTGCTGTTGCTTCTGAGGTTCAAGTCTGCGTTTGCATGGGTATTGATCCTGTTGTGGGCCGCACTGGTTTCCTATTCCCGGATATACAACGGTGTTCATTATCCGGCCGATATCCTGGGAGGCGCTTTAATTGGCATCCTGATGGGAGTGTTGTGTTATCGTCTGACAAAAAAACTTGAACTCAAAATCTTTAAAACATGA
- a CDS encoding alkaline phosphatase family protein: protein MRTFLLIILLSSVLSHSAQPPAPSSSGPNRPKLIVGIVVDQMRYDYLYKYWEKYGSGGFKRLIGEGFICRNTQFNYMPTYTGPGHASIYTGTTPSVHGIISNSWYSAEKSKMMYCSEDPQTTGTGTVEREGMMSPVNMLSTTFCDEWKLFTNFGARVYGVSLKDRAAILPAGHSANGAFWLESKSGHWISSSHYMKELPKWVQEENKKDKVGLYLSSDWNTLLPIAKYTESAPDNNPHEGLYAGETAPVFPHKLKEISQKSGKGLIKATPFGNTLLKDFAIELIRNEQLGKGKVTDIVAISFSSPDYIGHQFGPQSVELEDTYLRLDKDLADLLSFLDTWLGKGQVLVFLTADHAAAEVPSYVMTRKMPGGYYDEKGATDSLKKWSFKKYGDTLMRNHSNFQIFLDEKKILAKGLSLVQVEEQFAEWILRFKGVTESVTGHQLRSTSFVQRPYATMQAGYHPRRSGNVLYNLSPGWIEYETTGTTHGSPWSYDTRVPLIWYGWKIPKGESSVLCHITDIAPTISIWMNMNFPTGCTGIPIGIPVR, encoded by the coding sequence ATGAGAACGTTCCTCCTGATTATTTTGCTTTCTTCAGTCTTGTCACATTCGGCACAACCTCCTGCGCCTTCCTCCTCCGGACCGAACAGACCGAAGCTGATTGTTGGTATAGTGGTGGATCAGATGCGGTATGATTATTTATACAAGTACTGGGAAAAATACGGTTCCGGAGGGTTCAAGCGCCTCATTGGGGAAGGTTTCATTTGCAGGAATACACAGTTTAACTACATGCCTACCTACACCGGACCTGGGCATGCGTCTATTTATACAGGGACTACTCCTTCCGTACACGGAATCATTTCGAATTCATGGTATTCCGCTGAGAAGAGTAAAATGATGTACTGCTCGGAAGATCCGCAAACCACCGGAACAGGCACAGTGGAGCGGGAGGGTATGATGAGTCCTGTGAATATGCTCTCTACAACTTTTTGTGATGAGTGGAAGCTGTTTACCAATTTCGGCGCACGGGTGTATGGCGTTTCACTGAAGGACAGGGCTGCCATCCTTCCGGCAGGTCACAGCGCGAACGGAGCCTTCTGGCTTGAATCTAAAAGCGGTCACTGGATCAGCAGTTCTCATTACATGAAGGAGCTTCCGAAGTGGGTGCAGGAGGAGAACAAGAAGGATAAAGTCGGACTTTATTTATCATCTGACTGGAACACGCTGCTTCCGATCGCTAAGTACACGGAAAGCGCTCCGGATAATAATCCGCATGAAGGATTATACGCAGGAGAAACGGCACCTGTTTTCCCACACAAGCTAAAGGAGATATCACAAAAATCAGGCAAGGGCCTGATCAAAGCCACTCCTTTTGGAAACACTCTTCTGAAGGATTTTGCCATTGAACTGATTCGTAATGAACAACTGGGGAAGGGGAAAGTGACCGATATTGTCGCCATCAGTTTTTCTTCCCCGGATTATATTGGGCATCAGTTCGGCCCACAGTCGGTAGAGTTGGAAGATACCTACCTCCGGCTTGACAAAGATCTGGCCGATCTTCTGAGTTTTCTGGATACATGGCTGGGGAAGGGACAAGTGCTGGTATTTCTCACCGCTGATCATGCAGCAGCCGAGGTGCCGTCGTACGTTATGACCAGGAAAATGCCTGGAGGATATTACGATGAGAAGGGCGCCACGGATTCGCTGAAAAAGTGGAGTTTTAAAAAGTACGGAGACACATTGATGCGGAATCATTCAAATTTCCAGATTTTTCTTGATGAGAAGAAGATTCTGGCAAAAGGACTGTCGCTCGTGCAGGTAGAGGAACAATTTGCAGAATGGATTCTACGGTTTAAGGGGGTTACGGAAAGCGTCACAGGTCATCAGCTCCGTTCTACTTCATTCGTGCAGCGTCCGTATGCAACAATGCAGGCAGGATATCATCCTCGCCGGAGTGGGAATGTGCTGTATAATCTCAGTCCCGGCTGGATAGAATATGAAACCACCGGAACAACGCACGGTTCACCCTGGAGTTATGACACGCGTGTGCCGCTGATATGGTATGGATGGAAGATTCCAAAGGGAGAGAGCAGTGTGCTCTGTCATATTACGGATATCGCCCCAACGATAAGCATTTGGATGAATATGAACTTTCCAACAGGTTGCACAGGAATACCCATCGGGATACCGGTTCGTTGA
- a CDS encoding O-methyltransferase, producing MEFLPQEIEAYAAAHTRPETALLAALNRETHARMMKPRMLSGHMQGRLLSMISRMIQPERILEIGTYTGYSALCLSEGLKSNGILHTIDINDELKPILDRYLGQCARAEQIRVHFGPALEIIPTLGEKKFDLVFIDADKENYSRYYDSVFPMLNTGGWIIADNVLWSGKVVEPLKASDLETKALKEYAEKVSGDPRVEQVLLAVRDGLMICQKQSE from the coding sequence ATGGAATTTCTCCCTCAGGAAATTGAAGCCTACGCTGCCGCGCATACCCGTCCTGAAACAGCTCTACTTGCAGCGCTCAACCGCGAAACGCATGCCCGGATGATGAAGCCCCGGATGCTTTCCGGTCATATGCAGGGAAGACTACTCTCCATGATCTCCCGGATGATTCAACCTGAACGTATTCTTGAAATAGGAACCTATACTGGCTACTCCGCTCTATGCCTTTCAGAGGGTCTGAAGTCAAACGGCATACTGCACACGATAGATATCAACGATGAACTGAAGCCCATATTGGATCGTTATTTAGGTCAGTGCGCCCGGGCTGAACAGATCCGCGTTCATTTCGGCCCTGCCCTGGAGATCATTCCTACCCTTGGAGAGAAAAAGTTCGATTTAGTTTTTATTGATGCGGATAAGGAGAATTATTCCCGTTATTACGATAGTGTATTTCCCATGCTGAATACCGGTGGCTGGATCATCGCTGATAATGTGCTGTGGAGCGGGAAAGTGGTTGAACCGCTGAAAGCGTCCGATCTGGAAACAAAAGCACTGAAGGAGTATGCGGAAAAAGTGAGCGGGGATCCAAGGGTAGAGCAGGTTTTACTTGCCGTGCGGGACGGATTAATGATATGCCAAAAACAGAGCGAATGA
- a CDS encoding CrcB family protein yields the protein MNWLLVFAGGGIGSLLRYGITLASKQFFLTTFPAGTLLSNVLSCLIMGLTIRYAAPPASDSLKAFVLAGICGGFSTFSSFSLENVELARGGHWLMAGANILISTLACFLLLYQLTRTTNP from the coding sequence ATGAATTGGTTACTGGTTTTTGCCGGGGGCGGTATTGGTAGTCTTTTAAGATATGGTATTACATTGGCCTCTAAGCAGTTTTTCCTGACTACTTTTCCAGCAGGCACGCTGCTCTCAAATGTGCTGAGTTGCCTGATTATGGGGTTAACCATCCGCTATGCCGCACCACCCGCGAGTGATTCACTGAAAGCATTTGTGCTGGCGGGAATCTGTGGCGGCTTCAGCACATTTTCTTCTTTCTCCCTGGAGAATGTTGAATTGGCAAGGGGTGGTCATTGGCTGATGGCAGGGGCAAATATCCTGATCAGCACCCTTGCCTGTTTTCTTTTACTGTATCAACTTACAAGAACAACTAATCCATGA
- a CDS encoding PD40 domain-containing protein, which yields MKATLRLALVASFVLNLGMGFLSAQKKDDKLSKEQLELLSKAEYFFEEKNYLRALPLFNKLRAEKPAYAYFHYRAGICYLYKSDEKEGAIPALLTADSLDNSLEDIKYYLGRAYHLNYKFDDAISLLNDFLKKNPKSKLAPTASRYVEHSNNGKILVNEDLEVEVEISNIGSIINTGAGEYVPVISADQSVMIFTYRGEKSTGGLQDLKFRPDPEGEYYEDVFISQVVKEKWTTPAPIGPSINTTMHDAAIALSPDGQKLFIFKSTAKDRGDIFMSSLNGSVWGAPVRLGSTINTKYWEGSVSISADGNLLYFASERPGGFGGRDLYRSKKMADGNWGPAENLGPGINTPYNDDAPFIHPDGITLFFSSQGHNSIGGYDVMYSVLKDNSWTTPTNLGYPINTTEDDIYYVLSADGETGYYASNRKGGFGQQDIYTIQPGFLGEKPVLALVFGVVSSIDNKPVNATISVSNNQTGENVGTYESNSSTGKYLVALTPGSEYKVAFEFEGMQPHIEYVDVKKLDTYIQVEHDIKMKPVGDLSVQDSTNTLQKKMENQIDKYYLEAKSEFCYEKVFNRLLEKYGTLVSPDVGYHVEMGTFENSSDFRSEKIRDLGTIKSEKDPFNNTTFFFGPVSTLIDANALVKEIRKRDTTYKALQITVRHKADRRVLYDFFNDEYKKGGCAPPIPIPVIAQGLIQGLDDKNYQNLVKDNGDKQIEGLHFKVEIASVTDTNDFKLQHWEKYGKIEKKLFPDGKYRYSFGPFKTLQDAEEFKKVLISKEPDSEKSIITVFVFGERKTLDEWQDLPCKSDFIDFAWFVGKDLNDVTVYKKLIETGGNFCTDGLVFKVQIGAYRFPQNFKYPTVEEFGPAEIIAYPDGITRFTMKQFTNLKDAEKFRQIVIKRGITDAWITAVYKGERVLLTDLIKVNFYGKAVN from the coding sequence ATGAAAGCGACTTTGCGGTTGGCCTTAGTGGCAAGTTTTGTTCTCAATTTGGGAATGGGCTTCCTGTCCGCCCAAAAGAAGGATGATAAGCTCTCGAAAGAGCAGCTGGAATTGCTATCGAAGGCCGAGTATTTCTTCGAGGAGAAGAACTACCTCAGGGCCTTGCCGTTATTCAACAAGCTGAGGGCCGAAAAACCTGCTTATGCCTATTTTCACTACCGTGCAGGGATATGTTACCTGTATAAGAGCGATGAGAAGGAAGGCGCCATTCCGGCACTTCTAACTGCCGACAGCCTGGATAACTCACTGGAAGACATCAAATATTATCTCGGCCGGGCCTACCATTTGAATTACAAATTTGACGATGCCATTTCCCTTCTTAATGATTTCCTGAAAAAGAACCCAAAGAGCAAGCTTGCGCCAACGGCTTCGCGCTACGTTGAACATAGCAATAACGGAAAGATACTGGTGAACGAGGACCTGGAGGTAGAGGTTGAAATCAGCAACATTGGTTCCATCATCAATACAGGCGCCGGAGAGTACGTTCCCGTGATCTCCGCAGATCAATCCGTGATGATTTTTACCTACCGCGGCGAAAAAAGCACCGGAGGTCTTCAGGATTTGAAATTCCGTCCGGATCCGGAAGGTGAATACTACGAGGATGTATTCATCAGTCAGGTTGTAAAAGAAAAATGGACCACACCGGCTCCGATCGGTCCCAGCATCAACACAACTATGCACGATGCCGCCATTGCATTATCGCCGGACGGTCAAAAACTTTTCATTTTCAAGAGCACAGCAAAAGACAGGGGTGACATTTTCATGAGTTCGCTCAATGGTTCCGTATGGGGTGCGCCGGTGAGGCTGGGAAGCACCATCAACACGAAATATTGGGAAGGAAGCGTTTCCATTTCTGCCGACGGAAACCTGCTTTACTTTGCCAGCGAGCGGCCGGGTGGATTCGGCGGACGGGATCTGTATCGTTCGAAAAAAATGGCAGATGGCAACTGGGGGCCGGCTGAAAACCTCGGTCCGGGCATTAATACTCCGTACAATGATGATGCGCCGTTTATTCACCCGGACGGGATCACACTTTTTTTCAGCTCCCAGGGGCATAATAGTATCGGCGGATACGATGTAATGTATTCTGTGCTGAAGGATAACAGCTGGACTACTCCCACCAACCTGGGTTACCCGATCAATACTACCGAGGACGACATCTACTATGTTCTCTCCGCCGATGGCGAAACGGGATATTATGCTTCGAACCGCAAGGGAGGCTTCGGGCAACAGGATATCTATACCATTCAACCCGGTTTCCTGGGTGAGAAGCCGGTGCTCGCCCTTGTTTTTGGTGTGGTTTCCAGCATAGATAATAAGCCTGTGAATGCCACTATTTCTGTCAGCAATAACCAAACAGGCGAAAATGTGGGCACCTATGAATCCAACTCCTCCACGGGAAAATATCTCGTGGCGCTCACACCGGGCAGCGAGTATAAGGTTGCCTTTGAATTTGAAGGTATGCAGCCGCATATAGAGTATGTAGATGTAAAGAAACTGGACACTTATATTCAGGTGGAACACGACATTAAAATGAAACCCGTTGGTGATCTCTCGGTTCAGGATTCCACCAATACCCTCCAGAAGAAAATGGAGAACCAGATTGATAAATATTATCTGGAGGCAAAATCTGAATTCTGCTATGAAAAGGTATTCAACCGCCTGCTTGAAAAATACGGCACCCTGGTTTCACCGGATGTTGGCTATCACGTGGAAATGGGAACATTTGAAAACTCGAGCGATTTTCGCTCGGAGAAGATCCGCGACCTGGGAACAATCAAGAGTGAAAAGGATCCCTTTAACAATACAACATTTTTCTTCGGACCCGTTTCCACCCTTATTGATGCAAACGCTCTTGTTAAGGAGATAAGAAAACGTGACACCACCTACAAGGCCCTCCAGATCACGGTGCGGCACAAGGCAGACCGAAGGGTACTCTACGATTTCTTCAACGACGAATACAAGAAAGGGGGGTGTGCGCCACCTATTCCCATCCCTGTGATCGCACAAGGACTTATACAGGGCCTGGATGATAAAAATTATCAGAACCTGGTAAAGGACAACGGTGACAAGCAGATTGAGGGGCTGCATTTTAAGGTGGAGATTGCATCCGTTACAGATACGAACGATTTTAAACTGCAGCATTGGGAAAAGTACGGTAAGATCGAGAAAAAGTTATTTCCCGATGGTAAGTACCGTTATTCATTTGGCCCTTTCAAAACGCTGCAGGATGCTGAAGAATTCAAAAAAGTTCTTATCAGCAAAGAACCCGATTCGGAAAAATCCATCATCACCGTATTCGTATTCGGAGAACGGAAAACGCTGGATGAATGGCAGGATCTACCCTGTAAGTCGGATTTTATTGACTTCGCCTGGTTCGTAGGAAAGGACCTCAACGATGTAACCGTTTATAAGAAGCTGATAGAAACCGGAGGGAATTTCTGCACCGACGGGCTTGTGTTCAAAGTTCAGATCGGTGCATACCGTTTCCCTCAGAATTTCAAATACCCAACGGTAGAGGAATTCGGTCCGGCTGAGATCATCGCTTATCCGGACGGAATAACACGCTTCACCATGAAGCAGTTCACCAACCTGAAAGATGCTGAAAAATTCAGGCAGATCGTGATAAAGCGGGGTATCACCGACGCATGGATCACTGCCGTATATAAAGGTGAACGCGTGCTTCTGACCGATCTTATCAAGGTCAACTTCTACGGAAAAGCCGTCAACTGA